One segment of Kogia breviceps isolate mKogBre1 chromosome 14, mKogBre1 haplotype 1, whole genome shotgun sequence DNA contains the following:
- the DNMT3B gene encoding DNA (cytosine-5)-methyltransferase 3B isoform X6, producing the protein MKGDTRQLNGEEDASRREDSILTNGGCSDQSSDSKDAPSPPVLEAISSPEIRGRRSSSRLSKREVSSLLSYTQDLTGDGDGEGEDGDGSDTPVMPKLFRETRTRPESPAVRTRNNNSTSSRERHRPSPRSTRGRQGRNHVDESPMEFSTTRSLRRRTGSSAGTPWLSPASPYLTIDLTEDDVVPQSSSTPYARLAQDSQQESVESPQVDAEGRDADSTEYQDGKEFGIGDLVWGKIKGFSWWPAMVVSWKATSKRQAMSGMRWVQWFGDGKFSEIPADKLVALGLFSHHFNLATFNKLVSYRKAMYHALEKARMRAGKTFPSSPGDSLEDQLKPMLEWAHGGFQPTGIEGLKPNRQPENKTRRRTADDSATSDYCPPAKRLKTNCYNNGKDRGEEDQSREQMASDVSNNKSNLEDSCLSCGRKNPVSFHPLFEGGLCQTCRDRFLELFYMYDDDGYQSYCTVCCEGRELLLCSNTSCCRCFCVECLEVLVGQGTAADAKLQEPWSCYMCLPQRCHGILRRRKDWSVRLQAFFTSDPGLDYEAPKLYPAIPANRRRPIRVLSLFDGIATGYLVLKELGIKVEKYVASEVCEESIAVGTVKHEGNIKYVNDVRNITKKNIEEWGPFDLVIGGSPCNDLSNVNPARKGLYEGTGRLFFEFYHLLNYTRPKEGEDRPFFWMFENVVAMKVGDKRDISRFLECNPVMIDAIKVSAAHRARYFWGNLPGMNRIFGFPVHYTDVSNMGRVARQKLLGRSWSVPVIRHLFAPLKDYFACE; encoded by the exons GCCGCAGATCAAGCTCACGACTGTCTAAGAGGGAGGTCTCCAGCCTGCTAAGTTATACTCAG GATCTGACGGGTGATGGAGATGGCGAAGGGGAAGATGGAGATGGCTCCGACACTCCCGTGATGCCAAAACTCTTCCGTGAAACCAGGACTCGGCCAGAAAGCCCAGCT GTCCGAACCCGAAATAACAACAGTACCTCCAGCCGGGAGAGGCACAGGCCCTCCCCACGTTCCACCCGAGGCCGGCAGGGCCGCAACCACGTGGACGAGTCCCCCATGGAATTCTCAACTACCAGG TCCCTGAGGCGGCGGACAGGGTCATCTGCAGGCACGCCATGGCTGTCCCCTGCCAGCCCCTACCTCACTATTGACCTCACAGAGGATGATGTGGTGCCCCAGAGCAGCAGTACGCCCTATGCCCGCCTGGCCCAGGACAGCCAGCAGGAGAGCGTGGAGTCCCCACAGGTGGACGCAGAGGGCAGAGATGCAGACAGCACTGAGTATCAG GACGGGAAAGAGTTTGGAATAGGGGATCTCGTGTGGGGAAAGATCAAGGGTTTCTCCTGGTGGCCTGCCATGGTGGTGTCCTGGAAGGCCACCTCCAAGCGTCAGGCAATGTCTGGCATGCGGTGGGTTCAGTGGTTTGGCGATGGCAAGTTCTCCGAG ATACCAGCAGATAAGTTGGTGGCCTTGGGGTTGTTCAGCCACCACTTTAACCTGGCGACCTTCAATAAGCTGGTCTCTTACAGGAAGGCCATGTACCACGCTCTGGAG AAAGCCAGGATGCGGGCTGGCAAAACCTTCCCCAGCAGCCCTGGAGACTCGCTGGAGGATCAGCTGAAGCCCATGTTGGAGTGGGCCCATGGGGGTTTTCAACCCACCGGGATCGAGGGCCTCAAACCCAACAGGCAACCAG AGAACAAGACGCGAAGACGCACAGCTGACGACTCCGCCACTTCTGACTACTGCCCCCCAGCCAAGCGCCTCAAGACAAATTGTTATAACAATGGCAAAGACCGAGGAGAGGAGGACCAGAGTCGAG AGCAAATGGCTTCGGATGTTTCCAACAACAAGAGCAATCTCGAAG ATAGCTGTTTGTCCTGTGGTAGGAAAAACCCCGTGTCCTTCCACCCTCTCTTTGAGGGTGGACTCTGCCAGACATGCCGG GACCGGTTCCTTGAGCTGTTCTATATGTATGACGACGACGGCTACCAGTCCTACTGCACCGTGTGCTGCGAGGGCCGCGAGCTGCTCCTTTGCAGCAACACGAGCTGCTGCCG GTGCTTCTGCGTGGAGTGCCTGGAGGTGCTGGTGGGCCAGGGCACGGCGGCGGATGCGAAGCTgcaggagccctggagctgctACATGTGCCTGCCCCAGCGCTGCCATGGCATCCTGCGGCGCCGCAAGGACTGGAGCGTGCGCCTGCAGGCCTTCTTCACCAGCGACCCGGGGCTCGACTAC GAAGCCCCCAAGTTATACCCTGCGATTCCCGCAAACCGAAGGCGACCCATTCGAGTCTTGTCCCTGTTTGACGGAATTGCGACAG gGTACTTGGTCCTCAAAGAATTGGGCATCAAAGTGGAGAAATATGTCGCCTCCGAAGTGTGTGAGGAGTCCATCGCCGTTGGAACTGTTAAGCATGAGGGCAATATCAAATATGTGAACGACGTCAGGAATATCACAAAGAAAAAC ATTGAAGAATGGGGCCCCTTTGACTTGGTGATTGGTGGAAGCCCATGCAATGACCTCTCAAATGTGAACCCTGCCAGGAAAGGCCTGTATG AGGGCACAGGCCGGCTCTTCTTTGAGTTCTACCACCTGCTGAATTACACACGCCCCAAGGAGGGTGAAGATCGGCCTTTCTTCTGGATGTTTGAGAATGTGGTCGCCATGAAGGTTGGCGACAAGCGGGACATCTCTCGGTTCCTGGAG TGTAATCCAGTGATGATTGATGCCATCAAAGTGTCTGCTGCTCACAGAGCCCGATACTTCTGGGGCAACCTGCCTGGGATGAACAG gatcTTCGGCTTTCCTGTACACTACACAGATGTGTCCAACATGGGCCGTGTTGCCCGCCAGAAGCTGCTCGGGAGGTCCTGGAGTGTACCTGTCATCCGACACCTCTTCGCCCCCTTGAAAGACTACTTTGCCTGTGAATAG
- the DNMT3B gene encoding DNA (cytosine-5)-methyltransferase 3B isoform X1: protein MKGDTRQLNGEEDASRREDSILTNGGCSDQSSDSKDAPSPPVLEAISSPEIRGRRSSSRLSKREVSSLLSYTQDLTGDGDGEGEDGDGSDTPVMPKLFRETRTRPESPASLRRRTGSSAGTPWLSPASPYLTIDLTEDDVVPQSSSTPYARLAQDSQQESVESPQVDAEGRDADSTEYQDGKEFGIGDLVWGKIKGFSWWPAMVVSWKATSKRQAMSGMRWVQWFGDGKFSEIPADKLVALGLFSHHFNLATFNKLVSYRKAMYHALEKARMRAGKTFPSSPGDSLEDQLKPMLEWAHGGFQPTGIEGLKPNRQPENKTRRRTADDSATSDYCPPAKRLKTNCYNNGKDRGEEDQSREQMASDVSNNKSNLEDSCLSCGRKNPVSFHPLFEGGLCQTCRDRFLELFYMYDDDGYQSYCTVCCEGRELLLCSNTSCCRCFCVECLEVLVGQGTAADAKLQEPWSCYMCLPQRCHGILRRRKDWSVRLQAFFTSDPGLDYEAPKLYPAIPANRRRPIRVLSLFDGIATGYLVLKELGIKVEKYVASEVCEESIAVGTVKHEGNIKYVNDVRNITKKNIEEWGPFDLVIGGSPCNDLSNVNPARKGLYEGTGRLFFEFYHLLNYTRPKEGEDRPFFWMFENVVAMKVGDKRDISRFLECNPVMIDAIKVSAAHRARYFWGNLPGMNRPVIASKNDKLELQDCLEFNRTAKLKKVQTITTKSNSIRQGKNQLFPVVMNGKEDVLWCTELERIFGFPVHYTDVSNMGRVARQKLLGRSWSVPVIRHLFAPLKDYFACE, encoded by the exons GCCGCAGATCAAGCTCACGACTGTCTAAGAGGGAGGTCTCCAGCCTGCTAAGTTATACTCAG GATCTGACGGGTGATGGAGATGGCGAAGGGGAAGATGGAGATGGCTCCGACACTCCCGTGATGCCAAAACTCTTCCGTGAAACCAGGACTCGGCCAGAAAGCCCAGCT TCCCTGAGGCGGCGGACAGGGTCATCTGCAGGCACGCCATGGCTGTCCCCTGCCAGCCCCTACCTCACTATTGACCTCACAGAGGATGATGTGGTGCCCCAGAGCAGCAGTACGCCCTATGCCCGCCTGGCCCAGGACAGCCAGCAGGAGAGCGTGGAGTCCCCACAGGTGGACGCAGAGGGCAGAGATGCAGACAGCACTGAGTATCAG GACGGGAAAGAGTTTGGAATAGGGGATCTCGTGTGGGGAAAGATCAAGGGTTTCTCCTGGTGGCCTGCCATGGTGGTGTCCTGGAAGGCCACCTCCAAGCGTCAGGCAATGTCTGGCATGCGGTGGGTTCAGTGGTTTGGCGATGGCAAGTTCTCCGAG ATACCAGCAGATAAGTTGGTGGCCTTGGGGTTGTTCAGCCACCACTTTAACCTGGCGACCTTCAATAAGCTGGTCTCTTACAGGAAGGCCATGTACCACGCTCTGGAG AAAGCCAGGATGCGGGCTGGCAAAACCTTCCCCAGCAGCCCTGGAGACTCGCTGGAGGATCAGCTGAAGCCCATGTTGGAGTGGGCCCATGGGGGTTTTCAACCCACCGGGATCGAGGGCCTCAAACCCAACAGGCAACCAG AGAACAAGACGCGAAGACGCACAGCTGACGACTCCGCCACTTCTGACTACTGCCCCCCAGCCAAGCGCCTCAAGACAAATTGTTATAACAATGGCAAAGACCGAGGAGAGGAGGACCAGAGTCGAG AGCAAATGGCTTCGGATGTTTCCAACAACAAGAGCAATCTCGAAG ATAGCTGTTTGTCCTGTGGTAGGAAAAACCCCGTGTCCTTCCACCCTCTCTTTGAGGGTGGACTCTGCCAGACATGCCGG GACCGGTTCCTTGAGCTGTTCTATATGTATGACGACGACGGCTACCAGTCCTACTGCACCGTGTGCTGCGAGGGCCGCGAGCTGCTCCTTTGCAGCAACACGAGCTGCTGCCG GTGCTTCTGCGTGGAGTGCCTGGAGGTGCTGGTGGGCCAGGGCACGGCGGCGGATGCGAAGCTgcaggagccctggagctgctACATGTGCCTGCCCCAGCGCTGCCATGGCATCCTGCGGCGCCGCAAGGACTGGAGCGTGCGCCTGCAGGCCTTCTTCACCAGCGACCCGGGGCTCGACTAC GAAGCCCCCAAGTTATACCCTGCGATTCCCGCAAACCGAAGGCGACCCATTCGAGTCTTGTCCCTGTTTGACGGAATTGCGACAG gGTACTTGGTCCTCAAAGAATTGGGCATCAAAGTGGAGAAATATGTCGCCTCCGAAGTGTGTGAGGAGTCCATCGCCGTTGGAACTGTTAAGCATGAGGGCAATATCAAATATGTGAACGACGTCAGGAATATCACAAAGAAAAAC ATTGAAGAATGGGGCCCCTTTGACTTGGTGATTGGTGGAAGCCCATGCAATGACCTCTCAAATGTGAACCCTGCCAGGAAAGGCCTGTATG AGGGCACAGGCCGGCTCTTCTTTGAGTTCTACCACCTGCTGAATTACACACGCCCCAAGGAGGGTGAAGATCGGCCTTTCTTCTGGATGTTTGAGAATGTGGTCGCCATGAAGGTTGGCGACAAGCGGGACATCTCTCGGTTCCTGGAG TGTAATCCAGTGATGATTGATGCCATCAAAGTGTCTGCTGCTCACAGAGCCCGATACTTCTGGGGCAACCTGCCTGGGATGAACAG GCCTGTGATAGCATCAAAGAATGATAAACTCGAGCTGCAGGACTGCCTGGAGTTCAATAGGACAGCAAAG TTAAAGAAAGTACAGACAATAACCACCAAGTCGAACTCGATCAGACAGGGGAAAAACCAACTTTTCCCTGTTGTCATGAATGGCAAAGAAGATGTTTTGTGGTGCACTGAGCTAGAAAG gatcTTCGGCTTTCCTGTACACTACACAGATGTGTCCAACATGGGCCGTGTTGCCCGCCAGAAGCTGCTCGGGAGGTCCTGGAGTGTACCTGTCATCCGACACCTCTTCGCCCCCTTGAAAGACTACTTTGCCTGTGAATAG
- the DNMT3B gene encoding DNA (cytosine-5)-methyltransferase 3B isoform X2 has translation MKGDTRQLNGEEDASRREDSILTNGGCSDQSSDSKDAPSPPVLEAISSPEIRGRRSSSRLSKREVSSLLSYTQDLTGDGDGEGEDGDGSDTPVMPKLFRETRTRPESPASLRRRTGSSAGTPWLSPASPYLTIDLTEDDVVPQSSSTPYARLAQDSQQESVESPQVDAEGRDADSTEYQDGKEFGIGDLVWGKIKGFSWWPAMVVSWKATSKRQAMSGMRWVQWFGDGKFSEIPADKLVALGLFSHHFNLATFNKLVSYRKAMYHALEKARMRAGKTFPSSPGDSLEDQLKPMLEWAHGGFQPTGIEGLKPNRQPENKTRRRTADDSATSDYCPPAKRLKTNCYNNGKDRGEEDQSREQMASDVSNNKSNLEDSCLSCGRKNPVSFHPLFEGGLCQTCRDRFLELFYMYDDDGYQSYCTVCCEGRELLLCSNTSCCRCFCVECLEVLVGQGTAADAKLQEPWSCYMCLPQRCHGILRRRKDWSVRLQAFFTSDPGLDYEAPKLYPAIPANRRRPIRVLSLFDGIATGYLVLKELGIKVEKYVASEVCEESIAVGTVKHEGNIKYVNDVRNITKKNIEEWGPFDLVIGGSPCNDLSNVNPARKGLYEGTGRLFFEFYHLLNYTRPKEGEDRPFFWMFENVVAMKVGDKRDISRFLECNPVMIDAIKVSAAHRARYFWGNLPGMNRIFGFPVHYTDVSNMGRVARQKLLGRSWSVPVIRHLFAPLKDYFACE, from the exons GCCGCAGATCAAGCTCACGACTGTCTAAGAGGGAGGTCTCCAGCCTGCTAAGTTATACTCAG GATCTGACGGGTGATGGAGATGGCGAAGGGGAAGATGGAGATGGCTCCGACACTCCCGTGATGCCAAAACTCTTCCGTGAAACCAGGACTCGGCCAGAAAGCCCAGCT TCCCTGAGGCGGCGGACAGGGTCATCTGCAGGCACGCCATGGCTGTCCCCTGCCAGCCCCTACCTCACTATTGACCTCACAGAGGATGATGTGGTGCCCCAGAGCAGCAGTACGCCCTATGCCCGCCTGGCCCAGGACAGCCAGCAGGAGAGCGTGGAGTCCCCACAGGTGGACGCAGAGGGCAGAGATGCAGACAGCACTGAGTATCAG GACGGGAAAGAGTTTGGAATAGGGGATCTCGTGTGGGGAAAGATCAAGGGTTTCTCCTGGTGGCCTGCCATGGTGGTGTCCTGGAAGGCCACCTCCAAGCGTCAGGCAATGTCTGGCATGCGGTGGGTTCAGTGGTTTGGCGATGGCAAGTTCTCCGAG ATACCAGCAGATAAGTTGGTGGCCTTGGGGTTGTTCAGCCACCACTTTAACCTGGCGACCTTCAATAAGCTGGTCTCTTACAGGAAGGCCATGTACCACGCTCTGGAG AAAGCCAGGATGCGGGCTGGCAAAACCTTCCCCAGCAGCCCTGGAGACTCGCTGGAGGATCAGCTGAAGCCCATGTTGGAGTGGGCCCATGGGGGTTTTCAACCCACCGGGATCGAGGGCCTCAAACCCAACAGGCAACCAG AGAACAAGACGCGAAGACGCACAGCTGACGACTCCGCCACTTCTGACTACTGCCCCCCAGCCAAGCGCCTCAAGACAAATTGTTATAACAATGGCAAAGACCGAGGAGAGGAGGACCAGAGTCGAG AGCAAATGGCTTCGGATGTTTCCAACAACAAGAGCAATCTCGAAG ATAGCTGTTTGTCCTGTGGTAGGAAAAACCCCGTGTCCTTCCACCCTCTCTTTGAGGGTGGACTCTGCCAGACATGCCGG GACCGGTTCCTTGAGCTGTTCTATATGTATGACGACGACGGCTACCAGTCCTACTGCACCGTGTGCTGCGAGGGCCGCGAGCTGCTCCTTTGCAGCAACACGAGCTGCTGCCG GTGCTTCTGCGTGGAGTGCCTGGAGGTGCTGGTGGGCCAGGGCACGGCGGCGGATGCGAAGCTgcaggagccctggagctgctACATGTGCCTGCCCCAGCGCTGCCATGGCATCCTGCGGCGCCGCAAGGACTGGAGCGTGCGCCTGCAGGCCTTCTTCACCAGCGACCCGGGGCTCGACTAC GAAGCCCCCAAGTTATACCCTGCGATTCCCGCAAACCGAAGGCGACCCATTCGAGTCTTGTCCCTGTTTGACGGAATTGCGACAG gGTACTTGGTCCTCAAAGAATTGGGCATCAAAGTGGAGAAATATGTCGCCTCCGAAGTGTGTGAGGAGTCCATCGCCGTTGGAACTGTTAAGCATGAGGGCAATATCAAATATGTGAACGACGTCAGGAATATCACAAAGAAAAAC ATTGAAGAATGGGGCCCCTTTGACTTGGTGATTGGTGGAAGCCCATGCAATGACCTCTCAAATGTGAACCCTGCCAGGAAAGGCCTGTATG AGGGCACAGGCCGGCTCTTCTTTGAGTTCTACCACCTGCTGAATTACACACGCCCCAAGGAGGGTGAAGATCGGCCTTTCTTCTGGATGTTTGAGAATGTGGTCGCCATGAAGGTTGGCGACAAGCGGGACATCTCTCGGTTCCTGGAG TGTAATCCAGTGATGATTGATGCCATCAAAGTGTCTGCTGCTCACAGAGCCCGATACTTCTGGGGCAACCTGCCTGGGATGAACAG gatcTTCGGCTTTCCTGTACACTACACAGATGTGTCCAACATGGGCCGTGTTGCCCGCCAGAAGCTGCTCGGGAGGTCCTGGAGTGTACCTGTCATCCGACACCTCTTCGCCCCCTTGAAAGACTACTTTGCCTGTGAATAG
- the DNMT3B gene encoding DNA (cytosine-5)-methyltransferase 3B isoform X8 gives MKGDTRQLNGEEDASRREDSILTNGGCSDQSSDSKDAPSPPVLEAISSPEIRGRRSSSRLSKREVSSLLSYTQDLTGDGDGEGEDGDGSDTPVMPKLFRETRTRPESPAVRTRNNNSTSSRERHRPSPRSTRGRQGRNHVDESPMEFSTTRSLRRRTGSSAGTPWLSPASPYLTIDLTEDDVVPQSSSTPYARLAQDSQQESVESPQVDAEGRDADSTEYQDGKEFGIGDLVWGKIKGFSWWPAMVVSWKATSKRQAMSGMRWVQWFGDGKFSEIPADKLVALGLFSHHFNLATFNKLVSYRKAMYHALEKARMRAGKTFPSSPGDSLEDQLKPMLEWAHGGFQPTGIEGLKPNRQPENKTRRRTADDSATSDYCPPAKRLKTNCYNNGKDRGEEDQSREQMASDVSNNKSNLEDSCLSCGRKNPVSFHPLFEGGLCQTCRDRFLELFYMYDDDGYQSYCTVCCEGRELLLCSNTSCCRCFCVECLEVLVGQGTAADAKLQEPWSCYMCLPQRCHGILRRRKDWSVRLQAFFTSDPGLDYEAPKLYPAIPANRRRPIRVLSLFDGIATGYLVLKELGIKVEKYVASEVCEESIAVGTVKHEGNIKYVNDVRNITKKNIEEWGPFDLVIGGSPCNDLSNVNPARKGLYEGTGRLFFEFYHLLNYTRPKEGEDRPFFWMFENVVAMKVGDKRDISRFLECNPVMIDAIKVSAAHRARYFWGNLPGMNRPVIASKNDKLELQDCLEFNRTAKDLRLSCTLHRCVQHGPCCPPEAAREVLECTCHPTPLRPLERLLCL, from the exons GCCGCAGATCAAGCTCACGACTGTCTAAGAGGGAGGTCTCCAGCCTGCTAAGTTATACTCAG GATCTGACGGGTGATGGAGATGGCGAAGGGGAAGATGGAGATGGCTCCGACACTCCCGTGATGCCAAAACTCTTCCGTGAAACCAGGACTCGGCCAGAAAGCCCAGCT GTCCGAACCCGAAATAACAACAGTACCTCCAGCCGGGAGAGGCACAGGCCCTCCCCACGTTCCACCCGAGGCCGGCAGGGCCGCAACCACGTGGACGAGTCCCCCATGGAATTCTCAACTACCAGG TCCCTGAGGCGGCGGACAGGGTCATCTGCAGGCACGCCATGGCTGTCCCCTGCCAGCCCCTACCTCACTATTGACCTCACAGAGGATGATGTGGTGCCCCAGAGCAGCAGTACGCCCTATGCCCGCCTGGCCCAGGACAGCCAGCAGGAGAGCGTGGAGTCCCCACAGGTGGACGCAGAGGGCAGAGATGCAGACAGCACTGAGTATCAG GACGGGAAAGAGTTTGGAATAGGGGATCTCGTGTGGGGAAAGATCAAGGGTTTCTCCTGGTGGCCTGCCATGGTGGTGTCCTGGAAGGCCACCTCCAAGCGTCAGGCAATGTCTGGCATGCGGTGGGTTCAGTGGTTTGGCGATGGCAAGTTCTCCGAG ATACCAGCAGATAAGTTGGTGGCCTTGGGGTTGTTCAGCCACCACTTTAACCTGGCGACCTTCAATAAGCTGGTCTCTTACAGGAAGGCCATGTACCACGCTCTGGAG AAAGCCAGGATGCGGGCTGGCAAAACCTTCCCCAGCAGCCCTGGAGACTCGCTGGAGGATCAGCTGAAGCCCATGTTGGAGTGGGCCCATGGGGGTTTTCAACCCACCGGGATCGAGGGCCTCAAACCCAACAGGCAACCAG AGAACAAGACGCGAAGACGCACAGCTGACGACTCCGCCACTTCTGACTACTGCCCCCCAGCCAAGCGCCTCAAGACAAATTGTTATAACAATGGCAAAGACCGAGGAGAGGAGGACCAGAGTCGAG AGCAAATGGCTTCGGATGTTTCCAACAACAAGAGCAATCTCGAAG ATAGCTGTTTGTCCTGTGGTAGGAAAAACCCCGTGTCCTTCCACCCTCTCTTTGAGGGTGGACTCTGCCAGACATGCCGG GACCGGTTCCTTGAGCTGTTCTATATGTATGACGACGACGGCTACCAGTCCTACTGCACCGTGTGCTGCGAGGGCCGCGAGCTGCTCCTTTGCAGCAACACGAGCTGCTGCCG GTGCTTCTGCGTGGAGTGCCTGGAGGTGCTGGTGGGCCAGGGCACGGCGGCGGATGCGAAGCTgcaggagccctggagctgctACATGTGCCTGCCCCAGCGCTGCCATGGCATCCTGCGGCGCCGCAAGGACTGGAGCGTGCGCCTGCAGGCCTTCTTCACCAGCGACCCGGGGCTCGACTAC GAAGCCCCCAAGTTATACCCTGCGATTCCCGCAAACCGAAGGCGACCCATTCGAGTCTTGTCCCTGTTTGACGGAATTGCGACAG gGTACTTGGTCCTCAAAGAATTGGGCATCAAAGTGGAGAAATATGTCGCCTCCGAAGTGTGTGAGGAGTCCATCGCCGTTGGAACTGTTAAGCATGAGGGCAATATCAAATATGTGAACGACGTCAGGAATATCACAAAGAAAAAC ATTGAAGAATGGGGCCCCTTTGACTTGGTGATTGGTGGAAGCCCATGCAATGACCTCTCAAATGTGAACCCTGCCAGGAAAGGCCTGTATG AGGGCACAGGCCGGCTCTTCTTTGAGTTCTACCACCTGCTGAATTACACACGCCCCAAGGAGGGTGAAGATCGGCCTTTCTTCTGGATGTTTGAGAATGTGGTCGCCATGAAGGTTGGCGACAAGCGGGACATCTCTCGGTTCCTGGAG TGTAATCCAGTGATGATTGATGCCATCAAAGTGTCTGCTGCTCACAGAGCCCGATACTTCTGGGGCAACCTGCCTGGGATGAACAG GCCTGTGATAGCATCAAAGAATGATAAACTCGAGCTGCAGGACTGCCTGGAGTTCAATAGGACAGCAAAG gatcTTCGGCTTTCCTGTACACTACACAGATGTGTCCAACATGGGCCGTGTTGCCCGCCAGAAGCTGCTCGGGAGGTCCTGGAGTGTACCTGTCATCCGACACCTCTTCGCCCCCTTGAAAGACTACTTTGCCTGTGA